The Montipora capricornis isolate CH-2021 chromosome 3, ASM3666992v2, whole genome shotgun sequence genome window below encodes:
- the LOC138043696 gene encoding zinc finger protein 709-like: MKQKEVRSKEKPCKCKECGKCFSQRSNLIRHNRIRSGEKPYECKQCDKCFSKAVNLRTHEKVHTGEKPYECKQCGKCFNRAESLKRHERVHTGEKPYECKQCSKCFSQAVHLRTHERIHTGEKLYECKQCGKCFSRAESLKRHERVHTGEKPYECKQCGKYFSRAEHLRTHKRVHTGEKPYECKQCGKYFSRAEHLRTHERVHTGEKPYECKQCGKYFSLAESLRTHERVHTGEKPYECKQCGRCFSVIRNLKRHEKVHTGEKPYDCKQCGSCFSRAESLRIHERLHTGEKPYKCKQCGNCFSRSESLRAHERVHTGVKPYECKQCGKCFNQAIELRTHERVHTGEKPYECKHCGKCFRQAVHLRKHERVHTGEKPYECKQCGKCFSVAESLKVHERVHTGEKPFECKQCGKCFSQAIKLRTHERVHTGEKPYECKQCGKCFSQAITLRRHEKVHTGEKRYKRSKRTGKSFRNRRSVRNHDKARESSNEPEVEILCTRTCQEHSSNQGVKHICWLCQEEMSSEELLLAHYQNHMTFGEPST, from the coding sequence atgaaacaaaaagaagtcCGAAGCAAAGAGAAGCCTTGCAAATGCAAGGAGTGTGGGAAGTGTTTCAGTCAAAGAAGCAATTTAATAAGACATAACAGAATACGTAGCGGAGAGAAGCcatatgaatgcaaacaatgtgacaAGTGTTTTAGTAAAGCAGtaaatttaaggacacatgaaaaagtccatactggagagaagccttatgaatgcaaacaatgtggcaagtgtttcaaCCGAGCAGAAAGTTTAAagagacatgaaagagtccatactggtgagaagccttatgaatgcaaacaatgtagCAAGTGTTTCAGTCAAGCAGTacatttaaggacacatgaaagaatccatactggagagaagctttatgaatgcaaacaatgtggcaagtgttttagccgagCAGAAAGTTTAAagagacatgaaagagtccatactggagagaagccttatgaatgcaaacaatgtggcaagtatTTTAGCCGAGCAGAGCATTTAAGAACACataaaagagtccatactggagagaagccttatgaatgcaaacaatgtggcaagtatTTTAGCCGAGCAGAgcatttaaggacacatgaaagagtccacactggagagaagccttatgaatgcaaacaatgtggcaagtatTTTAGCCTAGCAGAAagtttaaggacacatgaaagagtccatactggagagaaaccttatgaatgcaaacaatgtggaagGTGTTTTAGTGTGataagaaatttaaagagaCATGAaaaagtccatactggagagaaaccttatgatTGCAAACAATGTGGTAGCTGTTTTAGCCGAGCAGAAAGTTTAAGGATACATGAAAGactccatactggagagaagccttataaatgcaaacaatgtggcaactGTTTTAGCCGATCAGAAAGTTTAAgggcacatgaaagagtccatactggagtgaagccttatgaatgcaaacaatgtggcaagtgttttaatCAAGCAATAGAATTAagaacacatgaaagagtccatactggagagaagccttatgaatgcaaacattgTGGTAAGTGTTTTAGACAAGCGGTACATttaaggaaacatgaaagagtccatactggagagaagccttatgaatgcaaacaatgtggcaagtgttttagcgtagCAGAAAGTTTAAAGgtacatgaaagagtccatactggagagaagccttttgaatgcaaacaatgtggcaagtgttttagtcaagcaataaaattaagaacacatgaaagagtccatactggagagaagccttatgaatgcaaacaatgtggcaagtgttttagccaagcaatAACGTTAAGGAGACATGAaaaagtccatactggagagaagcgtTATAAACGTAGTAAGCGGACGGGAAAGTCTTTTCGCAACAGAAGAAGTGTCAGGAATCATGATAAAGCACGAGAAAGTTCAAATGAACCCGAAGTAGAGATTCTTTGCACTCGCACTTGTCAAGAACATAGTTCAAACCAGGGTGTAAAACACATCTGTTGGCTTTGCCAGGAGGAGATGAGCAGCGAGGAGCTTCTTCTTGCACACTACCAAAATCATATGACGTTTGGGGAGCCTTCAACCTGA